The Taeniopygia guttata chromosome 6, bTaeGut7.mat, whole genome shotgun sequence genome contains a region encoding:
- the LOC100222268 gene encoding rap1 GTPase-GDP dissociation stimulator 1-like isoform X2, whose amino-acid sequence MKKPCIEANLVLTLIPLLESTDQEMLLHAGRAIGRICYDNRSLQEELVKVGVIPSLVRILTDYADSEPLVHVALLALYNLADLDSAKEALSMTKVAEQLVKQLRRAESHEKLEIVFEVLQALAENDALKVQLVDAGVPEVLSEILLRLQGSSQAEDTCIMKAASDLIVSLLLGDGNCLRMFQLGVVHQLLDLLEKQVQSGDTSVQQAALSALQSLAVPVVSKVQMLEEGVAERIEALLRAESPPVQFKLLGTLRTLADGQADAAEILGQDPQLLSRLVQWCSVSDPSGICGEANRLLASILHHNRSQEVVKAIQAAQGVKHLVSMTTNEHAAMQNEALNALAIASAIDLETLEESFKESQLVQNLHKLLRDDNTSPEVKYNSMGLLCRLLNSGDLRQEIEEDKIKDTLEKLCSHSNADVVKGATTTLQVLRGETPH is encoded by the exons GCAGCCTTCAGGAAGAGCTGGTGAAGGTTGGAGTGATCCCATCACTGGTCCGAATATTAACTGACTATGCAGACAGTGAACCTCTTGTCCACGTTGCTCTGTTAGCCTTGTACAATCTGGCAGACCTTG ACTCAGCCAAGGAAGCTCTAAGCATGACAAAAGTTGCTGAACAACTGGTGAAACAACTGAGGAGAGCTGAGAGCCATGAGAAGTTAGAAATTGTCTTTGAGGTCCTGCAAGCACTTGCAGAAAATG ATGCTCTGAAAGTGCAGCTGGTGGATGCAGGTGTGCCAGAGGTGCTGTCCGAGATCCTGCTGAGGCTCCAAGGCAGTTCCCAGGCTGAAGATACATGCATTATGAAGGCTGCATCAGATCTCATTGTCTCTCTGCTTCTTGGAG ATGGCAACTGTCTGCGAATGTTCCAGCTGGGAGTCGTGCACCAGCTCCTGGATCTGCTGGAGAAGCAGGTGCAGAGCGGGGACACCTCTGTCCAGCAGGCTGCTCTCAGCGCCCTGCAGAGCCTCGCAGTTCCAG TTGTCAGCAAGGTTCAGATGCTGGAGGAAGGTGTCGCAGAGCGGATCGAGGCGCTTCTAAGGGCAGAGAGCCCCCCTGTGCAGTTCAAACTCCTGGGAACACTACGGACCTTAGCAGATGGACAAG CTGATGCAGCCGAAATCCTGGGCCAAGACCCGCAGCTGCTCAGCAGGCTGGTGCAGTGGTGCAGCGTGAGCGACCCCAGCGGCATCTGCGGAGAGGCAAACCGGCTGCTGGCTTCCATCCTGCACCACAACAGATCCCAG GAAGTGGTCAAAGCCATCCAGGCAGCACAAGGAGTGAAGCATCTGGTTTCCATGACAACAAATGAACATGCTGCCATGCAGAATGAGGCTCTGAATGCCTTGGCAATAGCTTCTGCCATTGATTTAG aaactcTTGAAGAATCTTTTAAAGAATCACAGCTAGTTCAAAACTTACACAAACTTCTACGAGATGATAACACTAGTCCTGAGGTGAAATACAACTCAATGGGCCTTTTGTGCAGACTTCTTAATTCAG GTGATCTGAGACAAGAAATAGAAGAGGACAAGATCAAAGACACCCTCGAGAAACTCTGCAGTCACAGCAATGCAGACGTGGTCAAGGGAGCCACCACAACATTACAGGTTCTGAGAGGAGAGACACCCCACtaa